From the Amycolatopsis thermoflava N1165 genome, one window contains:
- a CDS encoding YciI family protein, with amino-acid sequence MRYLMMQMATGQAPDEKLFAEMGKFIEEMTAAGVLLATGGLDPAGTRVTSEGDEITVTDGPFTEAKESVGGFALVEVQSKEEAVELARRFRRIVGDGESRIHQVFG; translated from the coding sequence ATGCGATACCTGATGATGCAGATGGCGACCGGTCAGGCGCCCGACGAGAAGCTGTTCGCCGAGATGGGCAAGTTCATCGAGGAGATGACCGCCGCCGGTGTGCTGCTGGCGACCGGCGGGCTCGACCCGGCAGGCACGCGGGTGACCTCCGAGGGCGACGAGATCACCGTGACCGACGGCCCGTTCACCGAGGCCAAGGAGTCGGTCGGCGGCTTCGCGCTGGTCGAGGTGCAATCCAAGGAGGAGGCCGTCGAGCTGGCCCGCCGGTTCCGCCGGATTGTGGGGGACGGTGAGAGCCGGATCCACCAGGTGTTCGGGTGA
- a CDS encoding DUF998 domain-containing protein, with translation MTTTALRPTASRPTALAVAGPLWATVSLAQAATRDGFDLTRHPLSLLSTGSLGWLQIANFVVAGVLTVAGAKGLPGRWAPRLVLAAGVGLVAAGVLPMDAVGLSWHGVGHMIAGTVTFASLIAACYVLGRRFSGRDAVLSHLAGTALLVGDGWAMAGGPAGSLTLAVGAIAAMLWISVVAARLR, from the coding sequence ATGACCACCACCGCCCTCCGGCCCACCGCGTCCCGTCCGACCGCGCTGGCCGTCGCCGGCCCGCTGTGGGCCACCGTCTCCCTGGCCCAGGCCGCCACGCGCGACGGCTTCGACCTCACCCGGCACCCGCTCAGCTTGCTGAGCACCGGCTCGCTCGGCTGGCTGCAGATCGCCAACTTCGTGGTCGCCGGCGTCCTCACCGTGGCCGGCGCGAAGGGGCTGCCCGGCCGGTGGGCGCCACGGCTCGTGCTGGCGGCCGGCGTCGGCCTGGTCGCCGCCGGGGTCCTCCCGATGGACGCGGTCGGGTTGTCCTGGCACGGCGTCGGGCACATGATCGCCGGCACCGTGACCTTCGCGTCGCTGATCGCGGCCTGCTACGTGCTGGGACGCCGGTTCTCGGGTCGCGACGCGGTGTTGTCGCACCTCGCCGGCACCGCGCTGCTCGTCGGCGACGGCTGGGCGATGGCCGGTGGCCCCGCCGGTTCGCTCACCCTCGCCGTCGGCGCCATCGCCGCCATGCTGTGGATCTCCGTCGTCGCCGCCCGTCTCCGCTGA
- a CDS encoding DUF1801 domain-containing protein, whose translation MTVTEYVEKLPATQREIAERLLGLIETALPGTGAVWHGHPVWSLGPAPGKQAVCLVKAYAKHVTFGFWRGQEITDPSGRLQPGARGMASVKLREPAEIDDELFANWLEQAAGLES comes from the coding sequence ATGACTGTCACCGAATACGTCGAGAAGCTGCCCGCCACCCAGCGCGAGATCGCCGAGCGCCTGCTCGGCCTGATCGAGACCGCGCTGCCCGGAACGGGCGCCGTGTGGCACGGCCACCCGGTGTGGAGCCTCGGCCCCGCGCCCGGCAAGCAGGCGGTGTGCCTGGTCAAGGCCTACGCCAAGCACGTCACGTTCGGCTTCTGGCGCGGACAGGAGATCACGGACCCGTCCGGGCGCCTGCAGCCGGGAGCGCGCGGCATGGCGAGCGTGAAGCTGCGGGAACCCGCCGAGATCGACGACGAACTGTTCGCGAACTGGCTCGAGCAGGCTGCCGGACTCGAATCCTGA